A window of the Lolium perenne isolate Kyuss_39 chromosome 7, Kyuss_2.0, whole genome shotgun sequence genome harbors these coding sequences:
- the LOC127317802 gene encoding xylanase inhibitor protein 1 — MSYLTMALTHPRPAASLLLVAAILSAAGLATAISSSGFTGGVTVFWGRNKNEGSLAEACDTGRYTIVVISFLDVFGHGKYHLDLSGHDLSTVAAGIKHCKSSALVYLSIGGFGNQYSLPTAQSAIDLADHLWYTYMAGYKNGVYRPFGDAEIDGIDFFIEHGSPDNYDVLAKRLWNFNKGFRARTPVQLSATPRCRYPDPLVGKALATGVVGRINVRFYDDSYCAAHWKQEWGKWTAAYPTQDIQVYVGVPASEKVVGYMHPEYVHYGVVPVVKKAASYTGFMIWDRYSDRLTNYSSNIVQWT, encoded by the coding sequence ATGAGCTACTTAACAATGGCGCTAACACACCCGAGACCTGCGGCTTCCCTCCTACTAGTGGCAGCCATACTTTCCGCCGCCGGTCTGGCCACCGCGATCTCGTCCTCAGGGTTTACAGGAGGCGTAACCGTGTTCTGGGGCAGGAACAAGAACGAGGGCTCTCTCGCGGAGGCCTGCGACACCGGCAGGTACACCATCGTCGTCATCTCCTTTCTCGATGTCTTCGGCCACGGCAAGTACCACCTCGACCTCTCCGGCCACGACCTCTCCACCGTCGCTGCCGGCATAAAGCACTGCAAGTCGAGTGCCCTGGTGTACCTCTCCATCGGCGGGTTCGGCAACCAGTACTCCCTCCCGACCGCCCAATCCGCCATCGACCTCGCCGACCACCTGTGGTACACCTACATGGCCGGCTACAAGAACGGCGTGTACCGCCCGTTCGGCGACGCGGAGATCGACGGCATCGACTTCTTCATCGAGCACGGCTCGCCGGACAACTACGACGTGCTGGCCAAGCGCCTATGGAACTTCAACAAGGGCTTCCGTGCCAGGACGCCGGTGCAGCTGTCGGCGACGCCGCGGTGCAGGTACCCGGACCCGCTCGTCGGCAAGGCGCTTGCCACGGGGGTGGTTGGGCGCATCAACGTCAGGTTCTACGACGACTCCTACTGCGCCGCGCACTGGAAGCAGGAGTGGGGCAAGTGGACGGCGGCTTACCCGACCCAGGATATCCAGGTCTACGTTGGTGTGCCGGCGTCGGAAAAGGTTGTTGGGTACATGCACCCTGAGTATGTCCACTACGGCGTCGTCCCGGTGGTGAAGAAGGCCGCGAGCTATACGGGGTTTATGATCTGGGATCGCTACTCCGACAGGCTGACCAACTACAGCAGCAACATCGTTCAGTGGACTTAA
- the LOC127317801 gene encoding omega-amidase, chloroplastic isoform X2, which produces MAPVHYKIALCQLQVTPDKDANIAHARARIETAADAGAKLVVLPEIWNCPYAMETLPSYAEDIDGGGSPSVSMLSEVAASRKITIVGGSIPEKASGQLFNTCCVIGPNGAILGKHRKLHLFGINIPGDICFRESDTFTAGQEPTVVDTDVGRIGIGICHDIRFPELAMLYRARGAHLVCYPSAFNMSTGQLLWDLMQKSRAIDNQLVLISVVCGDLLACTRPQPALGIHDLGSFKSHRTIWGSPGSSRARRNNRRRRDRPVFD; this is translated from the exons ATGGCACCTGTACACTACAAGATCGCGCTGTGCCAGCTGCAGGTCACCCCGGACAAGGACGCCAACATCGCCCACGCGCGCGCCCGCATCGAGACCGCCGCGGACGCCGGCGCCAAGCTCGTCGTTCTGCCG GAAATATGGAACTGCCCCTACGCGATGGAGACCCTGCCAAGCTACGCCGAGGACATCGACGGCGGAGGGTCGCCGTCGGTGTCGATGCTGTCGGAGGTGGCCGCTTCCAGAAAGATCACTATAGTCGGTGGATCCATACCGGAGAAGGCTTCGGGGCAGCTGTTCAACACGTGTTGTGTGATCGGGCCTAATGGAGCGATACTGGGCAAGCATAGGAAA CTGCATTTGTTTGGAATCAATATCCCTGGAGACATCTGTTTCAGGGAATCTGATACCTTCACTGCTGGACAAGAACCTACTGTCGTTGACACAG ATGTGGGACGGATCGGTATTGGAATTTGTCATGATATCCGCTTTCCGGAACTAGCGATGTTGTATCGAGCGAGAG GTGCACACTTGGTATGCTATCCATCTGCCTTCAACATGAGCACCGGGCAACTTCTATGGGACCTTATGCAGAAGTCCAG AGCTATTGACAATCAG CTTGTCTTGATTTCAGTTGTTTGTGGCGACTTGCTCGCCTGCACGAGACCCCAACCCGCACTCGGAATACATGATCTGGGGTCATTCAAGTCTCATCGGACCA